A genomic region of Clarias gariepinus isolate MV-2021 ecotype Netherlands chromosome 23, CGAR_prim_01v2, whole genome shotgun sequence contains the following coding sequences:
- the LOC128510928 gene encoding nischarin-like, producing the protein MAARWLGRLPTTGEPGGLHGDNVRRRGLYVVTALHSLAAPRVSRSNIQYLYNLVHLDLSYNKLMVLEGVHTKLGNIKTLNLAGNQLEILSGLSKLHSLVNLDLSSNRLAQLDEMKHIGMLPCYS; encoded by the exons atggctgcacgctggctcggacggctgccCACCactggagagcctggaggactgcacggggacaATGTTCGGCGACGAGGGCTCTACGTCGTCACGGCGCTCCACTCGCTCGCAGCACCGAgggtttcccgctcg AATATACAA TATCTGTACAATCTAGTGCACTTGGACCTGTCCTATAACAAGCTCATGGTCCTCGAGGGTGTTCACACTAAACTAGGCAACATCAAGACCCTGAATTTGGCTGGGAATCAACTTGAAATCCTGTCTGGTCTCAGTAAACTTCACTCTCTTGTGAACCTGGACTTGAGCAGTAACAGATTAGCACAG TTGGATGAAATGAAGCACATTGGAATGCTGCCCTGTTATTCCTGA